In Biomphalaria glabrata chromosome 11, xgBioGlab47.1, whole genome shotgun sequence, the following proteins share a genomic window:
- the LOC106054773 gene encoding solute carrier family 35 member B1-like codes for MSNIDVNQLAASAKTVEIVDLKQTTIPIMGEGSTKKLLICAAGIFFCYFYYGILQEKITKGKYGEGEQTEKFHYTLSLVFVQCVINALYAKIAMTIFTSKERDSTPNYLYAICSLTYLGAMLASNHSLQHVSYPTQVLGKSIKPIPVMVLGVLFARKRYPLAKYFCVLLIVMGVAMFMYKDKGSTKKTEDQPFIGVGEFLLLLSLTLDGLTGASQDRMKSFHQTSANNMMLHINVFSVLWLAIGLLATGELFEFIGFASRHPIVLFNMISFSIASALGQMFIFITVTTFGPLTCSIITTTRKFFTILASVIIFQNPMSAQQWAGTSLVFVGLGLDSVYGKEKKNKS; via the exons ATGTCGAATATTGACGTTAATCAGTTAGCGGCAAGTGCAAAGACGGTTGAGATAGTGgacttaaaacaaacaacaataccAATAATGGGAGAAGGTAGCACAAAAAAACTGTTGATTTGTGCAGCAGGAATATTCTTCTGTTACTTTTATTATGGTATTCTTCAGGAAAAAAT taCAAAAGGCAAATATGGAGAGGGAGAGCAGACAGAAAAGTTTCACTATACTTTGTCACTTGTGTTCGTACAGTGTGTTATTAATGCCCTTTATGCTAAAATTG cCATGACAATATTTACTTCTAAAGAAAGAGATTCAACTCCTAATTACCTTTATGCTATCTGTTCCTTGACATATCTTGGAGCAATGTTAGCTAGTAACCATTCACTGCAACATGTTTCATATCCAACTCAA GTCCTAGGGAAGTCAATCAAACCTATTCCTGTGATGGTGCTGGGTGTATTATTTGCTCGAAAGAGATATCCTCTGGCTAAATACTTTTGTGTTTTGCTCATTGTTATGGGAGTTGCAATGTTTATGTACAAAGACAAGGGATCGACAAAGAAAACTGAAGACCAGCCTTTTATAGGAGTTGGAGAATTCCTGCTG TTGTTGTCTCTGACTCTGGATGGTTTAACTGGTGCTAGTCAAGACAGGATGAAGTCCTTTCATCAAACAAGTGCTAACAACATGATGCTTCATATCAATGTCTTCTCAGTCCTCTGGTTGGCCATAG GTCTACTGGCAACAGGAGAGTTGTTTGAGTTCATTGGATTTGCCAGCCGGCACCCTATAGTCTTGTTTAACATGATTAGCTTTAGTATAGCCTCAGCTTTAGGACAG atgtttatatttataactgTAACAACATTTGGACCTTTAACCTGCTCCATTATAACCACCACCAGGAAATTTTTCACCATCCTGGCTTCAGTCATCATCTTTCAAAATCCTATGTCAGCCCAGCAATGGGCAGGCACATCTTTGGTCTTCGTTGGACTTGGACTTGATTCAGTGTATGGCAAAGAGAAGAAAAATAAGAGTTGA
- the LOC106054774 gene encoding protein NCBP2AS2 homolog gives MPLRALLRYLLNNEQLIQKIAESYPIRRAAQLTAYFFQKGKEIGGEKLEQWKETDAVNRLQDELKHSSRIVQDQANKSIQKTNSFINSFAKNLSEEWKKAEKKLEEQKRIGKK, from the exons atgcctctgagGGCATTGTTAAG GTATCTGTTAAACAATGAACAGTTAATACAAAAG ATAGCGGAAAGTTATCCAATCAGACGTGCAGCACAGCTGACAGCCTACTTTTttcaaaaaggaaaagaaattg GTGGGGAAAAGCTAGAGCAATGGAAAGAAACAGATGCTGTGAATCGCCTGCAAGATGAACTCAAACATTCATCAAGGATTGTTCAAGATCAGGCCAACAAATCTAttcaaaaaacaaatagtttcaTAAACTCTTTTGCTAAGAACTTGTCAGAAGAATGGAAGAAAGCAGAAAAGAAGTTGGAAGAGCAGAAGAGAAtaggaaagaaataa
- the LOC106054775 gene encoding piggyBac transposable element-derived protein 3-like, which produces MGRVQAMEMLFSTNATIDDSDNDDESDIDLDVNIIEEGEEEFEDGEDLDLDLDLDFSCSSRFLDSRSKKSRCTKSNPSAGSATQSAESCWTTETGNVRDWMIEFEEEVGGIHGLPDSSTPLDYFKLFIDDDIIDMIVEQTNLYAEQQQRNKGPDKYWKPVDQDDIVRFVYINMYFGIVKLPNTRMYWLGNKMWRIEGVAAVMGRCRFEKIRQYIHLMDKEKMPPRGSIEYDPIYKVRNFYNKIKEKCKALYKPGKKLSVDEAMIGFRGRLFFPEYIKNKPTACGIKVWCLAEAETGYILEYNVYTGKDKAPMRDGLGHKVVMQLAEPYLDKGHEIFCDNFFSSIKLGEDLLDRKTYICSTIRPNRKGWPYEKVKKAPKGQCLMKQKGMLVATQWTDKRQVNLLSSNADPVMATVQRRTKDGLQDIIIPSPVLAYNSGMFGVDLADQYRSYYPIGRNGKKWWRYLMWFCFQVATINSYILMKRSTNSNNFTLLNHLNFRMQLLEEMMSQKRNKRALTESPSVAGKCKPSSSDHQSRRMPGRQRRCFQCAEEGKKTGGGRSSETCFGCHMCDIHLHKGYCFAKFHESIKN; this is translated from the coding sequence ATGGGCCGTGTTCAGGCTATGGAAATGCTATTTTCCACTAACGCTACGATAGATGATTCAGACAACGATGACGAGTCCGATATTGATTTAGATGTAAATATTATTGAAGAAGGTGAGGAGGAATTTGAAGATGGAgaagatttagacctagatctagatctagacttttctTGTAGTTCTAGAttcttagattctagatctaaaaaatctaGATGTACTAAATCTAATCCCAGTGCCGGCAGTGCAACACAGTCGGCTGAGTCGTGTTGGACTACTGAGACAGGCAATGTAAGGGACTGGATGATTGAGTTTGAAGAGGAGGTTGGAGGCATTCATGGTCTTCCTGATTCAAGCACACCTCTAgattactttaaactttttatagaTGATGACATTATAGATATGATTGTTGAACAGACCAACTTATATGCAGAGCagcaacaaagaaataaagggCCTGACAAATACTGGAAGCCCGTCGATCAAGATGACATTGTCAGATttgtatacataaatatgtattttgGCATTGTTAAATTGCCAAATACTAGAATGTACTGGCTGGGCAATAAAATGTGGCGAATAGAAGGGGTTGCTGCTGTGATGGGGCGCTGTAGATTTGAGAAAATTCGGCAGTACATCCACCTCATGGACAAAGAGAAGATGCCCCCAAGAGGTTCGATTGAATATGACCCCATATATAAAGTAAGGAACttttacaacaaaataaaagagaagtGTAAGGCTCTATATAAGCCAGGAAAGAAGCTGTCTGTTGATGAGGCCATGATTGGTTTTAGAGGGAGGCTTTTTTTTCCGGAGTACATCAAAAACAAGCCAACAGCCTGTGGGATAAAGGTGTGGTGCCTGGCTGAGGCAGAAACTGGATACATCCTGGAATACAATGTCTACACAGGGAAAGATAAAGCACCTATGCGAGATGGATTAGGCCATAAAGTAGTGATGCAATTGGCTGAGCCTTATTTGGACAAAGGCCATGAAATTTTTTGTGACAATTTCTTCTCCAGCATAAAACTGGGAGAGGATTTGTTGGACAGAAAAACCTACATTTGCTCTACTATTAGACCGAATCGCAAAGGCTGGCCTTATGAAAAGGTAAAAAAGGCACCAAAAGGTCAATGCCTAATGAAGCAAAAGGGCATGTTAGTTGCTACACAGTGGACAGACAAAAGGCAAGTCAACCTTCTGTCCAGCAACGCAGATCCGGTAATGGCAACAGTACAAAGACGCACTAAAGATGGCCTCCAAGATATCATTATACCATCGCCTGTCCTAGCCTACAACTCTGGTATGTTTGGGGTAGATCTTGCAGATCAGTACCGTTCTTACTATCCCATTGGTAGGAATGGCAAAAAATGGTGGAGGTACCTTATGTGGTTCTGCTTCCAAGTGGCTACCATCAACAGCTATATTCTCATGAAGAGGTCCACAAACTCTAACAATTTCACATTGCTAAATCACTTAAACTTCAGAATGCAGCTCCTAGAGGAAATGATGTCACAGAAAAGGAATAAGAGAGCTCTTACAGAGTCTCCATCAGTGGCTGGGAAATGTAAGCCTTCTTCCAGTGACCACCAGAGTCGGCGTATGCCAGGTCGACAACGTCGATGCTTCCAGTGTGCTGAAGAAGGGAAGAAGACCGGTGGTGGCCGAAGCAGTGAAACATGCTTTGGTTGCCACATGTGTGATATCCATTTGCACAAAGGATACTGCTTTGCAAAGTTTCATGAGAGCATTaaaaattag